The following proteins come from a genomic window of Triticum aestivum cultivar Chinese Spring chromosome 6A, IWGSC CS RefSeq v2.1, whole genome shotgun sequence:
- the LOC123128938 gene encoding glutathione reductase, cytosolic encodes MARKMLKDGEAPLVADDGGTYDYDLFVIGAGSGGVRGSRTAAGFGAKVAICELPFHPISSEWLGGHGGTCVIRGCVPKKILVYGASFRGEFDDAKQFGWEINGDINYNWKKLLENKTQEIVRLNGVYKRILGGSGVTMIEGAGSIVDAHTVEVTQPDGSKQRHTTKHILIATGSRATLVDIPGKELAITSDEALSLEELPKRAVILGGGYIAVEFASIWKGLGAEVDLFYRKELPLRGFDDEMRMVVASNLEGRGIRLHPGTNLTELSKTADGIKVVTDKGDELIADVVLFATGRAPNSNRLNLEAVGVEVDQIGAIKVDEYSRTSVPSIWAVGDVTNRINLTPVALMEATCFAKTVFGGQTVKPDYKDVPCAVFCIPPLSVVGLSEQEALAEAKNDLLVYTSSFNPMKNSISKRVEKSTMKLVVDADTDKVLGAAMCGPDAAEIMQGIAVALKAGATKATFDSTVGIHPSAAEEFVTMRTLTRRVSPPSKPKTNL; translated from the exons ATGGCGCGGAAGATGCTCAAGGATGGGGAGGCGCCCCTCGTCGCCGACGACGGCGGGACCTACGACTACGACCTCTTCGTCATCGGCGCCGGCAGCGGCGGCGTCCGCGGCTCCCGCACCGCCGCCGGATTCGGGGCCAAG GTTGCGATCTGCGAGCTCCCGTTCCACCCCATCAGCTCCGAGTGGCTGGGAGGACACGGCGGAAC GTGCGTGATACGTGGCTGCGTCCCGAAGAAGATTCTCGTCTACGGGGCGTCTTTCCGGGGGGAATTCGAT GACGCCAAGCAATTCGGGTGGGAGATCAACGGGGACATCAACTACAACTGGAAAAAGTTGCTGGAAAATAAG ACTCAAGAAATTGTGAGATTAAATGGAGTGTACAAGAGAATCCTTGGTGGTTCTGGTGTGACGATGATCGAAGGGGCAGGAAGTATAGTGGATGCTCATACTGTCGAAGTCACCCAGCCAGATGGTTCAAAGCAAAGGCACACGACCAAGCACATATTGATTGCAACTGGTAGCCGGGCAACTCTGGTCGACATTCCTGGAAAG GAGCTGGCTATTACTTCAGATGAGGCTTTAAGTTTGGAGGAGCTACCGAAACGCGCCGTTATTCTTGGTGGCGG ATATATTGCTGTTGAATTTGCTTCTATCTGGAAAGGGTTGGGTGCTGAAGTAGATCTATTTTATAGGAAAGAGCTTCCTCTAAG GGGTTTTGATGATGAGATGAGAATGGTTGTGGCAAGTAACCTTGAAGGAAGGGGAATCCGATTGCATCCAGGGACAAATTTGACTGAG TTGAGTAAAACAGCCGATGGCATTAAAGTTGTGACAGATAAGGGAGATGAGCTCATTGCAGATGTTGTTCTTTTTGCCACAG GTCGTGCGCCGAACTCCAATAGGCTGAACCTGGAAGCTGTTGGTGTTGAGGTTGATCAAATAGGAGCCATCAAG GTTGATGAATACTCCCGTACATCAGTTCCAAGTATATGGGCTGTGGGTGATGTAACAAATCGGATTAACCTAACACCTGTTGCTCTGATGGAGGCTACTTGCTTCGCT AAAACTGTGTTTGGTGGCCAGACAGTTAAGCCTGATTATAAAGATGTACCTTGTGCTGTTTTCTG CATTCCACCGCTATCTGTCGTCGGACTCAGCGAACAAGAGGCTTTGGCGGAAGCCAAGAATGATCTTCTTGTTTACACATCAAGTTTCAACCCAATGAAGAACAGCATATCCAA ACGCGTGGAGAAGTCTACCATGAAACTGGTGGTTGATGCTGATACCGATAAGGTACTCGGTGCAGCCATGTGTGGACCAGATGCAGCTGAAATTATGCAG GGCATTGCTGTTGCGCTCAAGGCTGGAGCTACCAAAGCGACCTTCGACAGCACC GTCGGGATCCACCCTTCTGCAGCAGAAGAGTTCGTGACGATGCGGACCTTGACCAGGCGCGTGAGCCCGCCATCCAAGCCAAAGACGAACTTGTAA